The Nitrospiria bacterium sequence CTTCAAGATTCCGGACAATGAAACGTAAACTTAAACTGCCGGTTTTGATTCTCACCGGCGATACGAACCCCGTTCAAGGTTAAGGAAACCGCACGGCATTTATCCGTCGGGACTTTACGAAAGAGCAGAATCCCGTACGTCGATCCTCCCGAAGGGACGTCCGAGTTCTTCAAACGAAGTTGGAGAATTTTATCCATCTCCTCTTTGGCCACCCCGACCGGCTTAGGAACAAGAACGATCTTCTCACCCGGCAGTCCGCCCGAGGCGTAATAATCCAGGCTTTCATCCGCGGATAGAACGGCATAACGTTTCTGGTCGTCGTCCGATAACTGAGCGCCCCGGCCGTCGATGGCGACCGTATCCTGCGTCCGATTCCGAATTGTCACCTCGAACGCGGTGAAATAAGCCGAGAGATCAATTCCAAGCCGTTCACGTTCTTCATTTCCAAATCCGGAAGTATCGATCGGTTTGATCTCCACGATCACCTGATTCGAAGCGGTTAGAGAATCCGGGCCCGCCGAAACGGGATTAAGATAGGGAGCCCGTGTTCCGCAGGCCGAGGCCAGAAGTAGAAAGGAGAGGGGGAACCACGATACGCGCGCTGGAAGGGAAAAGACCATCGAACCCTCCTGCTTGAAATGTTCTCATTATAATGAATCAAAAATGGCCTGTCAAAAAGCCGGGACGCCGGAATCAACTTTTTTCCAGAAGGTCGCAGGCGCGTTTCGCGCCGTTCTCACCGCGAAGCCGCTCCCCCATTTGGGCCGCCCGGTCGGCGTATCTCCGATCGGCCGCAAGCTCGGCGATATTCCTTTGCAGGACTCTTGATGTGACCTTCCGGAACGGCACGACGCGGGCGATCCCCAGGCGCGCCGCACGACGGGCGTTGTCGGGTTGATCAAACGCCGCGGGCGTCACGAGCATCGGGCGGCCGGCCGCCAGCGCCTGGGCCGTCGTGCCGATGCCGCCCGGATGAACAACGACGGATGCGTAGGGAAAAACCTCGGAATACGGAAGATACGGGAATACCTTGAGATGTTCCGACTCATCGATGTCGTCGGACGGCAAGGAGCCCGTGATCAGGACGGCCCGCCGGCCGAGCCGGTTCGCCGCCTCAAGCGCCTTTTGGAAAAAATCCCCCGGGTCCATCGAAACCGATGAACCCAGTGTGAAGACAATCGGCGCTTCTCCGGCTGCAAGAAAGGTCTTAAGCTCGCCGGAAACGGCGGAGCTCGGACGGCCATCGTAGTGGGCGAAGCCGCAGATTTCCGTATTCGCCGGCCAGTCGGGCTGGGGCTCCGCGAGCCACCGCGAGAAAAGCGCGAGATTGAGCCGCGGCGAGAATTGACCCTCGAACATCGCGACCTTTTTTGAGGGCGGCAGCCCGATCTCGGCGCGAAGATCATGAAGCGGTTTCTCCCAGGAGGCGCTCACGGCCTTTGCCAATCCGAATATCCAGCGATACGGGCCGATCCCGAGCCTTCGCAGGAGATGAAGCCACGGCGCGGCCGGAATCACGGACGGGTCATGGCTCGAGAAAAAACTCATCGGCGACAGCACCGTTGAGACCCATGGAATCCCCCGCTTCTCCGCCACGAGCGGCAGCGCAAAGGTTATTGGGTGCGACACCAGAAGATCCGCGCCCGCGGCGGCGCGGAAAAGATCCTCGTAGCCTTCCCGCACAAAAGGCATCACCACGCGCCGGATGAGATACACCGGACCCTTGCGGGGGTGAATGACCCGCCGGACGACTTCCTCCGGGCTGCCCAACTGGGACTCAAGCGGACGCATCACCGTGAACTCGATGCCCTCGCCCTCGACCGCCTCGCGATAACGGTCGAGCGTGACGATCAACGGCCGGTGGCCGCGGGACTTGAGTTCCTTCGCGATCGCCAGATAGGGATGGAGATCGCCCAGCGACCCGAATGTCGCGATCAGGATGCGCTTGCCGGATGCGTGGGAAGGACGGCTATCGAATGACATAACGGATTAACAGGCGACCGTGGCCGTGGATTGGTTTGTAATTTCATCCCCGATGATTTTGTCCCCTTCCATCTTTATTTTCCCTTGGTAAGTCCGAACCGTGCAACAATGTCCGTCCCTGAAAATAAAACGGTAGCCCTGATCCGTTTTGACCAAAACGGTTTCCTTTAATTGAATCAAATTCCGACTGATTTCATCTTGAGGTCCGGGCAGGCCGAAACAGGTGCCCGGCTTGTATTTGCCGATCAGATATTCCTTGATCATCGATTCCCGGCGGGAAGCATCCGCCTGAACTTCCGATGGAGCCGGTTGAAATGAATGAACGCAGCCACCGATGAAAACAATCAAGATCGGAAGAATGAGAGGGAGATTTTGTTTCGATGTCATGGACGCTCCCCTGCGACGACGCCGGTTAGGGACCGGTGTCGAAACCGTATTCACGCTCGACCTTGCAGATCCGGATCCGGTAAGATCGATACCAGGTCTCCCGGCCTTTTCGTTGCGCCTCCCTGTGTTCCATCTGCCGCTTCCAGGACCGGATCGCTTCGGGTGTTTTCCAATACGAAACCGTGATTCCCAGCCCTGCTTCGCGAACCGATTCCACACCAAGATATCCGGGCTGCGCGGCGGCGAGTTTCAGCATCCGTTCGGAGGTTTCCTTATAACCCTCATCGGTATCCGTCCGCACCGATGTGAATATCACGGCATAATACGGCGGCTCCGGAGTCATGGCCATGCCCCTCATCTCCCATCCCCTCGCGAAAATCTCCGATGCTTCTTGCCATCCGCCGCCCGGCCGCACCCTTACGCCCGCCCGGGGCTTGTTCGTCTGTTTTCATGCTACGGCAAGCCTGAATAGAAGTCAATCGGTCGAGCACGACGCCGGAGCCGCTTGACGCCCCCCTCCCGGCTCCCCCATAATAATCTCATGCGCGTGATTGCGGGAGAAGCGAAGGGACGGCGGCTTAGAAGCCCCCGCGGGACGGAGGTCCGCCCGACCTCGGACAAGGTGAAGGAGGCGCTGTTTTCGATTCTGGGGAACCGGATCGTGGACGCGCGTATGCTGGATCTGTTCGCCGGAACCGGCGCGATCGGGATCGAGGCCTTAAGCCGCGGCGCCGCCCGGGTCGTTTTCGTCGAGACGGATCGCGCCATGACCGATCTTCTCGAAAAGAATCTCACGGCCTGCGGATTTCAATCCCGCGCCGAGATCCACCGGACGGACGCCTTCAAATTCCTCAAGCGGACGCACGGCCCGTACGACCTGATCTTCGCCGATCCGCCCTATCACGCCTGGCCGCTTAAAAAGTTATTGCCTGCCCTGGGGCGGGGTGCTATGATATCTCCAGGCGGTCTTTTGATCGTCGAGCATTTTCGTAAAACCGCACTCCCGAAGCCGTCGGGCAAGCTGCGGGTTGTCCGCGCCTATGAATACGGAGACACGGTTTTAACCCTTTACCGCGAAGAATCGAGTCCAGGATGAAAATCGGCGTCTACCCGGGGACATTCGATCCGATCACGAACGGGCATATCGACATCATCCGCCGAAGCCTTCAGGTCTTCGACAAGGTGATCGTGGCCGTCGCCCCCAATCCCAAAAAGAAGCCGATCTTCGACATCCGCGAGCGCGTCGAGATGATCCGGGAAGCCACCCGGGACATCCGGAACGTGGAAATCGAGATCTTCGAAGGACTGCTGGCCGAATACATGAGACGCAAAGGCGTCCATGCGATCATCCGGGGGCTGCGGGCGATCTCGGACTTCGAGCATGAATTCATGATGGCGCTGATCAACCGCAAGCTGGACGGCAACGTGGAGACCGTCTTCTTGATGCCGAGCGAGGAATACTCCTACGTCACCTCGAGCGCGGTCAAAGAGGTGGCCAGTTACGGGGGAATCGTCAAAGATCTGGTCCCTTCCATCGTCGCCCGGCGCTTGCAGGAACATTTCAAGAAAAAACAGAAATGAAACTCGCCCAACGCGTCAGCACCGTTCAGCCGTCCGCGACGCTGGCCCTCTCGGCCAAAGCGAAAGCGCTCAAGGCCCAGGGAATCGAGGTGATCGATTTCGGCCTGGGCGAACCGGACTTCGACACGCCCGAAGCGGTGAAAAACGCCGCGATCGAGGCGCTGCGGGCCGGCTTCACGAAGTACACCGCCCCCGGCGGGATCGACGACCTGAAAGCGGCCATCGTTGAAAAGTTTCAGCGAGACAACCACCTCCGGTACGAGAAGAACCAGGTCGTCGTTTCCTGTGGGGCGAAGCACAGCCTCTACAACCTGGCCCAGGTGCTGTTCGAGCGCGGCGATGAAGTGCTGATCCCCGCGCCGTACTGGGTTTCCTATCCGGATCAGGTCCGGCTCAACGACGCCACGCCGGTCTTCATCGAGACCCGCGAAGAGAACCGTTTCCTGCTGACGAGGGCGCTGCTGGCCCAGCGGATCACCCCCCGCACGAAGGCGCTGATCCTGAACACGCCGTCCAACCCGACCGGATCGGCCTACACGCAAAAACAGATCGAGGAGCTCGCCGAGGTCATTCTGGAAAAACGGCTGATCGTCATCTCGGACGAGATCTACGAGCCGTTCGTGTACGATCGGTTCCAGCACGTCAGCATCGCGGCCCTTTCCCCCGAACTGAAGGACCGGACGATCGTCGTGAACGGCGTGTCGAAAGCGTATGCGATGACCGGCTGGCGGATCGGCTATGCCGCCGGACCCAAGGAGGTCGTCACGGCCATCGAGACCGTCCAAAGTCAGAGCACCTCGAACCCGACATCGATCGCACAGAAGGCGGCCGTGGCGGCCCTGCGCGGCGGCCCGGAATTTACACGGACCATGGTGGCCGAGTTCGACCGGCGCCGCCGCTACATTGTGGACCGCTTGAATCAAATGACGGGCGTGTCCTGCCTCATGCCGACGGGGGCCTTCTATGCCTTCCCCAACGTCACGGACCTGCTTCAATCCCGATGGAAGGACCGCGTCCTGAAAACGGCCAACGACCTGGCGGATTATTTCCTGGAAGAAGCCCGGACCGCCGTGGTCGCCGGAGACGCCTTCGGCGCACCGGGTCATCTGCGAATTTCCTACGCCACCGCCCTGCCGTTGATCGAAAAGGGCATGGACCGGATGGCCGAGGCCATTTCAAAACTTAAAGTCAAAAATTAGGGAGATCCCACAACTTGCCGATTTACGAATACGAGTGCGAATCCTGCCATCACCGCATCGAGGTCATGCAAAAAATAAACGATCCTCCGTTGAAAAAATGCGACCGTTGCGGCAAAAAACTAAAAAAGATCATTTCCGCTTCCGGCATCCAGTTCAAGGGGTCCGGATGGTATGTGACGGACTATTCGCAGAAGATGAAATCCAAGGAAGACAAGAAACCCGGAGATGGCAAGAAGAAAGAAGCGTCCGCTTCGGCGCCGGACGCTTCCTCCAAGCCCAACAGCGCCCCTAAATCGGATAGTCCGGCCAAGAAAGAGCCCTCCTCCAAATCCTAGCGGAGGATGATCAAGCCCGTCGGCCGCGACGCCCGGCTCCGACGATTCGGGCCGGTCTCGATGTGATCCGAGTCCTCGGCTTGACATCCAGACTACCGGATGCTATCCTCAATCATATCTTTTGAGGGAAACAGGAGCGTTGATGCTGCCCTGGGACCTGGAATCTCAAAAGCCACTCCTGATTCGAACTCCACTTATCCTCATTTTTTCATTCTGCCTGTTTTTTTCAGGCGTTCTTCCGGCATGGTCGCAGACGGCTCAACTCAGCTGGGACCCCAACACCGATCCTGATTTGGGCGGATACAAGATCTATTACGGAACCTCCTCCAGAAATTATTCCCAGTCCGTCGATGCAGGCCGTGCCGTGAATTACGAAATCACCGGGCTCCTGGGAGGCGTTATTTATTATTTCGCCGCCACGGCATATAACACGGCCGGCCAGGAAAGCGCCTATTCAAACGAAGTCACGTACATGTCCGGAAATTCTTCTCCGGTCGCGGGGCCGCTTGCGACCATCACCGTAACACCCGCCTCCTCGACGATCGGAACGGGCTACACCCAGCAGTATGCCGCAATCGGGAAGGATGCCCAAGGACTGCAATTGAGCGACGTTGCGTTCATTTGGTCGTCGAGCGATCCGGGCACGGCCGCGATCAGCAACACAGGGCTGGCCAGCGGGCTTTCAGCCGGCAGCGCGTCGATTTCGGCCTCAAGCGGCGGCGTGGTGAGTCATTCGTCTCTGCTTCAGGTCACCGCCCCGTCGGATCAGAGTACTCCTCCGTCAACCCAGGTCACCCCTCCGACGAATCAAGTCTCGGAAACATCGCCGCCGAATGTCCAGGCGGCGGTCATTGAAATAAGCCCTCTATCAGCCGTCATTGCGGTTGATACCAGCCAGCAATTCGTGGCGATCGCAAAAGATGCGCAGGGATCCCAACTCAACGGAGTCCCGGTCACGTGGGCTTCCAGCAGTTCCGACACCGCCACGATCAACAGCGCCGGCATGGCGACCGCCCTGTCCGTGGGAACGTCGCAGATCTTCGCCATGGCCGCTTCGGTGAGAAGCAACTCCGTCGCTCTCACGGTCACCCATCCGCAGCAATCGTACACGACGGCCAGCGGCGGCGGGTGCGGTTTTGTCCGGATGAAGGGCGGGCGGCCGCCCGATGCCAGACAAATCGCCGCCAACCTGCTGATTTTCTCTGTTCCCCTCCTATTCAGCGTCCTCTCGAAGCGAGCGAAGCAATGGTTGAACATGCGGCGGGAGGATTGGGTCGAGCTTTTTGCGGTCTGGAACGGGTTGAGGGTCGCGGCGGTCGCCGTCGGTGTCTTCCTTTTCGCCGTCATGACGCAGGAGGCGATGACGTTCATTTCCAGCGCCATTTAAATTATTTTCAAGGGGGACACGATGAGAACACACTTTCTGATCGACCGAACGTTCCAGATCAAATGGATGTTGAAAATATTTCTCCTGACGGCGGCGGTTTCCCTCATCATCGGATGGACGATCTTTTACGCCGTTTGGGACGCCACCACGACGCAGTTGAAGGGATTGGTCGCCCAGGCGGTTTTGAAACAGGACCAGGTCATCCCCATTTCATCCACGATCAAATCCTCGATCGCCACCGCGCTGCTGGCGCGCGGTTTCATCCTGATTTTCATCGTGGCCGTCTTCAGCATCTTCCTGACACATCGCGTGGCCGGCCCGATCTACAAAATCAAAAAAACGATCCGGCTCGTGCGCGACGGGCGATCGTCCGAACGGGTCGTCCTCCGGAAGCACGACGAATTCAAGGATCTGGGCCAGGAAATCAACACGCTGATCGAATTTCTTCAGCAGAACAAATAAAAAGCCCGCCCCTGCCAAAGCAAGGGCGGGCTTTGATTATACCCGGCGGCGTCCTACTTTCCCATGCCTGTAAAGGCATAGTATCATCGGCCCAGGAGGGCTTAACTTCCGTGTTCGGGATGGGAACGGGTGTGACCCCTCCGGTCAGGCCACCGAGAATTCGTTGAAGACTGGTTATTCAAACGCGGATCGGGAAGATCCAACTTATTAGAAGCAAAATATACGGTCAAGCCTCACGGCCGATTAGTACGGGTGAGCTGCAGTCCTTACGAACCTTCCACCCCCCGCCTATCAATCTTGTAGTCTACAAGAGGCCTTTAGGGACCTTACGGTCCGGGATATCTAGTTTTAGGGTGGGTTTCCCGCTTAGATGCTTTCAGCGGTTATCCCTACCGAACATAGCTACTCAGCACTGCTCCTGGCGGAACAACTGACACACCAGAGGTTCGTCCGTTCCGGTCCTCTCGTACTAGGAACAGCTCCCTTCAAATATCCTCCACCCACGACAGATAGGGACCAAACTGTCTCACGACGTTTTGAACCCAACTCTCGTACCGCTTTAATGGGCGAACAGCCCAACCCTTGGGACCTACTTCAGCCCCAGGATGCGATGAGTCGACATCGAGGTGCCAAACCGCATCGTCGATGTGAACTCTTGGATGCGATCAGCCTGTTATCCCCGGCGTACCTTTTATCCGTTGAGCGATGGCCCTTCCACACAGAACCACCGGATCACTAAGCCCCACTTTCGTGCCTGTTCGACTTGTTTGTCTCACAGTCAAGCTCCCTTTTGCCTTTACACTCGACGGCTGATTTCCGACCAGCCTGAGGGAACCTTTGGGCGCCTCCGTTACAGTTTAGGAGGCGACCGCCCCAGTCAAACTACCCACCAGGCACTGTCCCCGATCCCGATAAGGGACCCGGGTTAGAACGTCGGATTAATAAGGGTGGTATTTCACTGACGCCTCCACGAAAGCTAGCGCTCCCGCTTCAAAGGCTCCCACCTATGCTACACAGATTCGTCCAACATCCCGTGCCAAGTTATAGTAAAGGTGCACAGGGTCTTTCCGTCTAGTCGCGGGCACCCGGCTTCTTCACCGGAACAACAATTTCGCTGAGTCACTCGCTGAGACAATGCTCCAGTCGTGATGCCATTCATGCAGGTCGGAACTTACCCGACAAGGAATTTCGCTACCTTAGGACCGTTATAGTTACGGCCGCCGTTTACTGGGGCTTCGGTTCAGAGCTTCGCCTTGCGGCTGACCCCTCTCGTTAACCTTCCAGCACCGGGCAGGCATCAGTCCCTATACCTCCTCTTCCGAGTTGGCAGAGACCTGTGTTTTTGGTAAACAGTCGCCAGAGCCACTTTACTGCGACCCGTTTCGGCTCAGCCTGTACGGCCTCACCTACCACGGGCACCCCTTCTCCCGAAGTTACGGGGCTAACTTGCCTAGTTCCTTAGCGAGTGTTCTCTCACGCGCCTTAGAGTTTTCCTCC is a genomic window containing:
- a CDS encoding glycosyltransferase, which produces MSFDSRPSHASGKRILIATFGSLGDLHPYLAIAKELKSRGHRPLIVTLDRYREAVEGEGIEFTVMRPLESQLGSPEEVVRRVIHPRKGPVYLIRRVVMPFVREGYEDLFRAAAGADLLVSHPITFALPLVAEKRGIPWVSTVLSPMSFFSSHDPSVIPAAPWLHLLRRLGIGPYRWIFGLAKAVSASWEKPLHDLRAEIGLPPSKKVAMFEGQFSPRLNLALFSRWLAEPQPDWPANTEICGFAHYDGRPSSAVSGELKTFLAAGEAPIVFTLGSSVSMDPGDFFQKALEAANRLGRRAVLITGSLPSDDIDESEHLKVFPYLPYSEVFPYASVVVHPGGIGTTAQALAAGRPMLVTPAAFDQPDNARRAARLGIARVVPFRKVTSRVLQRNIAELAADRRYADRAAQMGERLRGENGAKRACDLLEKS
- a CDS encoding antibiotic biosynthesis monooxygenase, giving the protein MRGMAMTPEPPYYAVIFTSVRTDTDEGYKETSERMLKLAAAQPGYLGVESVREAGLGITVSYWKTPEAIRSWKRQMEHREAQRKGRETWYRSYRIRICKVEREYGFDTGP
- the rsmD gene encoding 16S rRNA (guanine(966)-N(2))-methyltransferase RsmD — its product is MRVIAGEAKGRRLRSPRGTEVRPTSDKVKEALFSILGNRIVDARMLDLFAGTGAIGIEALSRGAARVVFVETDRAMTDLLEKNLTACGFQSRAEIHRTDAFKFLKRTHGPYDLIFADPPYHAWPLKKLLPALGRGAMISPGGLLIVEHFRKTALPKPSGKLRVVRAYEYGDTVLTLYREESSPG
- the coaD gene encoding pantetheine-phosphate adenylyltransferase — translated: MKIGVYPGTFDPITNGHIDIIRRSLQVFDKVIVAVAPNPKKKPIFDIRERVEMIREATRDIRNVEIEIFEGLLAEYMRRKGVHAIIRGLRAISDFEHEFMMALINRKLDGNVETVFLMPSEEYSYVTSSAVKEVASYGGIVKDLVPSIVARRLQEHFKKKQK
- a CDS encoding pyridoxal phosphate-dependent aminotransferase; the encoded protein is MKLAQRVSTVQPSATLALSAKAKALKAQGIEVIDFGLGEPDFDTPEAVKNAAIEALRAGFTKYTAPGGIDDLKAAIVEKFQRDNHLRYEKNQVVVSCGAKHSLYNLAQVLFERGDEVLIPAPYWVSYPDQVRLNDATPVFIETREENRFLLTRALLAQRITPRTKALILNTPSNPTGSAYTQKQIEELAEVILEKRLIVISDEIYEPFVYDRFQHVSIAALSPELKDRTIVVNGVSKAYAMTGWRIGYAAGPKEVVTAIETVQSQSTSNPTSIAQKAAVAALRGGPEFTRTMVAEFDRRRRYIVDRLNQMTGVSCLMPTGAFYAFPNVTDLLQSRWKDRVLKTANDLADYFLEEARTAVVAGDAFGAPGHLRISYATALPLIEKGMDRMAEAISKLKVKN
- a CDS encoding FmdB family zinc ribbon protein is translated as MPIYEYECESCHHRIEVMQKINDPPLKKCDRCGKKLKKIISASGIQFKGSGWYVTDYSQKMKSKEDKKPGDGKKKEASASAPDASSKPNSAPKSDSPAKKEPSSKS
- a CDS encoding Ig-like domain-containing protein, whose product is MLPWDLESQKPLLIRTPLILIFSFCLFFSGVLPAWSQTAQLSWDPNTDPDLGGYKIYYGTSSRNYSQSVDAGRAVNYEITGLLGGVIYYFAATAYNTAGQESAYSNEVTYMSGNSSPVAGPLATITVTPASSTIGTGYTQQYAAIGKDAQGLQLSDVAFIWSSSDPGTAAISNTGLASGLSAGSASISASSGGVVSHSSLLQVTAPSDQSTPPSTQVTPPTNQVSETSPPNVQAAVIEISPLSAVIAVDTSQQFVAIAKDAQGSQLNGVPVTWASSSSDTATINSAGMATALSVGTSQIFAMAASVRSNSVALTVTHPQQSYTTASGGGCGFVRMKGGRPPDARQIAANLLIFSVPLLFSVLSKRAKQWLNMRREDWVELFAVWNGLRVAAVAVGVFLFAVMTQEAMTFISSAI